From Streptomyces sp. SAI-135:
CGACGGCTACCTTCAGGCGCCCTTCCCCTGGTACGGCCTCGACGAGGCCTTCACGGGGCCGCGCTGGCTGATGCAGGTCGGCACGTCGGCCGACGGAGCCGTCGAGCACGGGTCCATCGGACACGGGGACGAGCCCTCGGTGAAGAACGAGGCGGGCTCCACGGGCGAGCCGAAGGAGAAGTTCGCGGTCGTGGTGACCGTCGCCGCGAACCCCTCCCGCAGGAGCGCGGACGGCACGGGTCTGCTGGAGGCCACGTCGGTCTCCTCCGCCGCCTGGCTGGCCGGGGTGGGCCTGCTGTCGTTCACCTGGCCCGGGCAGATGGACCACTCCCTGCGCGACGACTGGCTGGACCAGCAGACCGAGACGGCCTGGGTCCTGGCGGACGACCTCGACGGACCGGACTGGTCGACCCTCTCCCTGCCGGTGGACGGCGTGCCCACGCCCTTCCACTACCGGGAGTCGGAGTTCGGCTGGGTGCTCGCGGGCTCCACGCAGGAAGGGGTGCACGTGGGGGCGTACGGGAGAGGCATGAGCGCGTACGGGCTCGGGTTCGCGATGATCAAGGACATCTCGGCGTACGCGTAGCGGGACGACGAGGGGCACCGCCGACCCGGGGGGCGTCCCCCGACCGTCCTAACGGCCCAGCCGTCGCCGTACCCGCCGGACCTGGCGGTGGTCGGCGACCGCGTCGAGGAGCCGGCGTCCCCTGCCCGCCTCGTGGGCCGGGCCCTCCAGCCGCAGCAGGCGGCCGTCGCGGACCACGGCGTACGCCACGGGGGCGTCGGTCTTCGGGAGTCTCACCGGGTGCCGTCCGGACGGCAGCCGGAGCCGGGCGGGCAGTCGCAGTGCGGCCGTCGCCCCGTCCGCACCGGGGACCAGCTCGGCGTCCACGGTCAGCGCGGACACGGCGACCCGGAGGGGAGCCGGGCCGCTGTCCCTCGTCGCCGCCACCCAGGGCAGCGGAAGCGACCGCTCACCGCGTCCTGGGTTCGCCGCGGCGGCCCCGGCCGTGTCGGCACCGAGCCTGCGCCGGCTCTGGTCGACATCGAGGGCGAGCTGGCCGCTGCCCGTCCAGTACGGCAGCGCGAGCCGCCCGCCGGTCAGTGCCGGGCCCGCGGCGGGGGCACCCGGGGTGCCGTCGCCGGTGAGACGGACCATCCGGTCGATGCCCAGCAGCTGGACGTACGCCCACACGTCGTGCACCCCGCGCTCCAGCGGACGGCCGCCGGCCAGCCGCTCGGGGTCGAGGAGCAGCCGCCCGGACGCGACGAGCCGCGAGCGCCCCTCGCCGCAGGGCGCGAGCCGCACCTCCAGATCGCCCTGCGGGTACCACCAGTCCTCGCGGTCGCGGTCCTTGACCACCAGCTCGGCGTACGCCAGCCGGAACGGATCGCGGACCTCCCAGCCGCCCTCGGTCCCCGGCACCCCGGCCGTCACCTCCGGGTCGAGCCACCGCTTGCCGCCCCGCTCGACGAGCACCAGAGGCTCGCCGTCCCCGCGCAGCAGGTCCAGCGTGACGTCCGCGACCAGCCGGCCCTCCTGCCACCGCAGTCCGCCCACGACGCTGCGGGCCTTGACCCGGCGAACACGCTCGGCCAGGGCCACGGCTGAGTCGAAGTCACCGCGTTCGAGGAGTTCGGCGCGCAGGCGCGACACCGTGGGCAGGCCGTCGCGTACGGCGGTCGGGAACTCCTCCAGGGCCAGTCGACGGGCCGCCTCGAAGCGCTCGCGCTGCTCGGCGGGGTCCTCGCACAGGATCTCGGGCTCGCGGGCGCGGGAGAGGATCTCGACGTGGTACAGGCGGTGCAGGAGACGGTTTTGCAGCGCGTCGACGTCGTCGGACGGGGTGGTGCCGTCCTTGATCCCGCGCACGACGGTGCGGCAGTTGGGCCAGAAGCCGTGGCGCGGGCTGAAGCGGAGCCGGGTGTTGTTGCCGCCGTCGTCCCGCTTCATCCAGTAGTAGCAGGGGTAGTCGGCGAGGACCGCGATCCGCTTCGCCTTCAGATAGGCGGCGCTGACGAAGGCCAGGTCCTCCAGGATCCAGGGCCCCTCGGGAAAGCGCAGGCCGTGCTCCTCGACGAAGGCCCGCCGGAACATCTTGTGCGGCGACAGGCTCTGCATGAGCTCGTCGTTCTCGATCGTGCAGGCGTCCACCGTGTGCCGGAACAGCCGCCGGGGACGCACCATCGTGCTGGACATCTTGCCGAGCACCACGTCGGCGTCGTTGCGCCGCGCGTGGGCGTGGAGCCGCTCCAGGGCCTCGGGTCCGAGCAGGTCGTCATGGTCGACGAACTGGATGTACTCGCCCTTGGCGTGGGCCATCCCGAGGTTGCGCGGCGCACCCGGCCAGCCGGAGTTCGGCCGGGTGTGCACCTGGACGTGCGCGTGCGCGGCGGCGAGCTTCTCCAGCCGGGCCAGTGTGTCGTCCGTCGAGCCGTCGTCGACGTAGATGACCTCGTACTCGTCGGCGGGCAGACTCTGCCCGAGCAGCGACGGCGCGCACTCGTCGACGTACTTCCCGGTGTTGTGGACGGGAATGACGACGCTGACCTTGACTTGCGGCATTCCACGGACCTTATACCTGTCGCGTGGAATCGCCGCTTTGTCCCGAACGTCTCAGAACTTGTTCTTCGGGGTGATCCCCAGGGACAGCCCCGAGAGGCCCCGCTGGCGTCCCCCGAGCTTCCCCGCGATCCCCCGCAGCGCGGCCCCCGCCGGGGAGTCCGGGTCGGTCAGGACGACCGGCTTGCCCTCGTCGCCGCCCTCGCGCAGGCGGACGTCGATCGGGATGGAGCCGAGGACCGGGACGGTCGCGCCCGTGGTGCGGGTCAGGCCGTCCGCGACCGTCTGGCCGCCGCCCGTGCCGAAGACGTCGACCATCTCGCCGCAGTGCGGGCAGGGGAGGCCGGACATGTTCTCGACCACGCCGACGATCTTCTGGTGGGTCTGGACGGCGATGGAGCCGGCGCGTTCGGCGACCTCCGCCGCCGCCTGCTGGGGCGTGGTGACCACGAGGATCTCCGCGTTCGGGACCAGCTGGGCCACCGAGATCGCGATGTCGCCCGTGCCGGGCGGGAGGTCCAGGAGCAGCACGTCCAGGTCGCCCCAGTACACGTCCGCGAGGAACTGCTGGAGCGCGCGGTGGAGCATCGGGCCGCGCCACACCACCGGCGCGTTGCCCGGGGTGAACATGCCGATCGAGATGACCTTCACGCCGTTCGCCGACGGCGGCATGATCATGTTCTCGACCTGGGTCGGACGGCCGTCCGCGCCCAGCATCCGCGGCACCGAGTGGCCGTAGATGTCCGCGTCGACGACCCCGACCTTCAGACCGTCGGCCGCCATCGCCGCCGCCAGGTTGACCGTGACGGACGACTTGCCGACACCGCCCTTGCCGGAGGCGACCGCGTAGACGCGGGTCAGGGAGCCGGGCTTGGCGAAGGGGACCTCGCGCTCGGTCTGGCCGCCCCGCAGGGCGGTCGCCAGCTCCTTGCGCTGCTCGTCGCTCATCACGTCGAGCGTGACGTCGACGCGCGTGACGCCCTCCACGGCCGCGACCGCGTCCGTCACGCGCTGCGTGATCGTCTCGCGCATCGGACAGCCGGAGACGGTCAGGTACACGGTGACCGCGACCGCCCCGTCCGCGCCGATGTCGACCGACTTGACCATCCCGAGCTCCGTGATGGGGCGGTTGATCTCGGGGTCGTTCACCGTCGCCAGTGCCTCGCGCACCGCGTCTTCGCTAGCCATACAGACGATGGTACGGCGGCGACGGCCACCCCCCGCACCCCCGTCAGTGGTCGTCTACGTCACGCCCGTGCGGCCGTTCTGCCGGGAATACGACATGCCCGTCGTGCTGCCGTGCCTCCAGCTCCTTCATCAGGTCCTGGAGCTCGGAGCGGATCCAGTCGCGGGTGGCCACCTCCCCGAGGCCGATCCGCAGCGCGGCGATCTCCCGGGTCAGGTACTCGGTGTCCGCGATCGACCGCTCGTTCTGCTTGCGGTCCTGTTCGAGGTTGACCCGGTCCCGGTCGTCCTGCCTGTTCTGCGCGAGCAGGATCAGCGGGGCGGCGTAGGAGGCCTGGAGGGACAGCATCAGGGTGAGGAAGATGAACGGGTAGTTGTCGAAGCGCAGGTCGCGTGGTGCGAAGACGTTCCACAGCACCCACGCGATGATGACGACCGTCATCCAGACGATGAACCGCCCGGTCCCCAGGAAGCGGGCGATCCGCTCCGACAGGCGTCCGAAGGCCTCCGGGTCCCACTCCGGCAGCAGCCTGCGGCGCGGCGGGCGGGGCTGGTCGAGGCGGGCGCGGGGACGGCTGGTCGCCGTGGCGCCGGCCGGGGTGCGCTCACGGGCGCCGAACGGAGTGCGCTCGCGGTTCGGGGTCTCGCGCTCAGGCGTCATGGTGGGCCACCTCCTCCGCACCTTCGGCGTCGAACTCCGTCTCCCGCCAGTCCTCGGGCAGCATGTGGTCGAGGACGTCGTCCACCGTCACCGCGCCCAGCAGCGAACCCGAGTCGTCGACCACGGGCGCCGCGACCATGTCGTACGTCGCGAAGAACCCGGCGATCACCGGCAGCGTGGCGTCCGGGTCCAGGGCCTGGAGGTCGTCGTCGACGAGCGAGCTGACGAGGGTGTACGGGGGGTCGCGCAGCAGCCGCTGGAAGTGGACCGTGCCGAGGTACTTGCCGGTCGGTGTCTCGTCGGGCGCCCGGCACACGTAGACCTGGGCGGCGAGCGCGGGGGAGAGGTCGGGGTTGCGGACGCGGGCCAGCGCGTCGGCGACGGTCGCGTCCGGGCGCAGGACGATCGGCTCGGTCGTCATGAGACCGCCCGCCGTGTGCTCCTCGTAGGCCATCAGGCGCCGCATGTCGGCCGCGTCGCCGGGCTGCATCAGGCTCAGCAGCCGCTCCTGCTCCTCGGTGGGGAGCTCGGCGAGCAGGTCGGCCGCGTCGTCGGGATCCATGGCCTCCAGGACGTCGGCGGCCCGCTCCTCCTTCAGCTTGCCGAGGATCTCGATCTGGTCGTCCTCGGGCAGCTCCTCCAGTACGTCGGCCAGGCGGTCGTCGTCGAGGGCCGCGGCCACCTCGGCGCGCCGCTTGGGGGAGAGGTGGTGCAGGACGTTGGCGAGGTCGGCCGCGCGCAGCTGCTCGAAGGTGGCCAGCAGGCTCTCGGCGCCCTGTCCGTGCTCCTCCAGGGTGAAGCCGGTGACGGCGGACCACTCGACGGTCAGCGCCTCGCCCTTGCGCCGGAACGCCCCGCCCTTGCCGCCCTTGCGGACGAAGACCCGGTCGATCTCCCAGTCCCGGCGGGCCGGCAGCTGCTGCACCGAGATGTCGAGGACGGTGACCTGCTCACCGCTCTCCACGAGGGTGACCCGCCGGTCCAGCAGCTCGCCGAAGACGAGGCGTTCGGTGGGCCGTTGCTCGAAGCGGCGGACGTTGAGCACGCCGGTGGTGATGACCTGTCCGGACTCGATGCTGGTCACCCGGGTCATGGGCAGGAAGATGCGGCGCCTGGTGGACAGTTCGACGACCAGCCCGAGCACGCGGGGCGGCCTGCGTCCCACGCGCAGCACGACGACCAGATCGCGCACGCGGCCCACCTGGTCGCCGTTGGGGTCGAAGACGGCGACGCCCGCGAGGTGCGAGACGAAGATCCGGGGGGCTCCCGCTGCCATGGCTGTGCTTCCTTTGCGTACGAGGCCGCGTACGGGGGTGCGTACGGGGTGTTTCGTTCGTCGTTCGTTGTCCGGATTGCCCGCTCGGGAGGGCTTAAGGCTAGCCCGTACCGATCGGATACGCCCTGGTGAGGCGTCCGGACGGTCTGGCTCCGCCCGGGGCGCGGAGCCCCGGTACGCTGCCTCACGCCGCTGAAGGACCCTCGTCGGAAAGGCAGCCCCACCTGTGACCGCGATTCCCCAGGGCCGTGCCCGCAGGACCGTTGTCGTGGGCGCGATGTGCGCCCTGGTCGTCACGGGAACGGGCCTGACGGGCTGCAGCGAGGACCCCGACGCGGGCACCAACGGGGTCGGCAAACTGCCCGCCGACCAGATCCAGTCGAAGACGCGAGCGGCCGCCGAGTCCGCGGCGGCGCTGCGCCTGTCGGGGAACGTGGTGGCCAGCGGGCGCACGTACAGACTCGACATGCGCCTGAACTCCGACGGCGGCTCCGGCTCGGTCACCGCCGAGGGGACCACCTTCCAGCTGCTGCGGGTCGGCAAGAAGCTGTACCTCAAGGCCGACGCGGGCTTCTGGACCAAGGCCGACGGCAAGGGCGACGACCCGGACGCGGCCGCCGACAAGCTCGACGGCAAGTACGTGAAGGTGCCGTCGGGCGACCCGGCGTACAAGAAGTTCAGCGGTTTCACGGACAAGGACGTTCTCCTCGACGGACTTCTGACGCTGCACGGCAGCCTGGAGACCGACGGCCACCACGAGCAGGCGGGTACCCGCACGATCCGGATCACGGGTGACAAGGGGGACGGCGGCACACTGGACGTCTCCCTGGAGGGACAGCCCTACCCCCTGCGCCTGGCCCGGGCGGGCGGCGCGGGCACGCTGACCTTCTCGGCCTGGGGCAGGGACTTCCCCCTGACCGAGCCGGAGAAGGACGAGACGGTGGACTACGGCAAGCAGCTGCCGACGTCCTAGCCGCGTTTGCGGCGTTTCAGCAGCAGCCGGGGAAGGCCGGCCGGGATCGGCTCACGGGTGGTCGCCGGTGTGGGCAGCGGAGGTTCGGCCAGGTCGCCCTCGGGGAGCGCCGTGGTGACCCCGGTCGGTTCGAGCCGGAGCACCCGGCACTCGCGGGACCAACGGTCCGTCATCGCCTCGCCGTCGGGGGCGTTCAGCCGCTTCCCCTTCAACTCGCCGGCCGCCGCCCGCCACGCCTCGGAGCCGGGCGCCAGTTCGACGACCCTCGCCGTCCAGGAGACCAGCCGACCCCCCTTGTCCTTGCTGCGGACGGTCACCTCGGCGGCGCCGCCGTCGGTCAGCCCCGGCAGCGGTTGCTCCCCGGGCCCGTCGCCGACCAGGCACGCGGCACCGTCGTGCCACACGTGCCACAGGGCGCGGGCCGGGCCGCCGGGCCCCTCGACCCAGATGAGGCCGGACTTCTTCGTGGCCTCCTCTACGAGGGCCCGGTCGAGCAGCTCACTTGTCATGAGGACCACCCTAGAGCCAGCCGTTGCGCTTGAGGGTGCGGTGGATGCCGATGCAGATGACTCCCGTGATCGCCATGATCACCGGGTAGCCGAACCGCCAGTGCGTCTCCGGCATGTAGTCGAAGTTCATGCCGTAGACCCCGCACACCATCGTCGGTACGGCGATGATCGCGGCCCAGGACGTGATCTTCCGCATGTCCTCGTTCTGCGCGACGGACGCCTGCGCGAGGTTGGCCTGGAGGATCGAGTTGAGCAGTTCGTCGAAGCCGAGCACCTGCTCCTGGACCCGGGCGAGGTGGTCGGCGACGTCCCGGAAGTACTTCTGGATGTCGGGGTCCACCAGCCGCATCGGCCGCTCGCTGAGCAGCTGCATGGGCCGCAGCAGCGGGGCGACCGCCCGCTTGAACTCCAGCACCTCGCGCTTGAGCTGGTAGATCCGCGCCGAGTCGACACCGCGCGAGACCTTGCCGCCGCGTCCCGGGGTGAAGACCTCGGTCTCCACCTCGTCGATGTCGTCCTGCACCGCGTCGGCGACGGCGACATAGCCGTCGACGACATGGTCCGCGATCGAGTGCAGCACCGCCGAGGGGCCCTTGGCGAGCAGCTCCGGGTCGTCCTGGAGGCGGTGGCGCAGCGCCCTGAGCGAGCCCTGGCCGCCGTGCCGGACGGTGATGAAGAAGTCCCGGCCGGTGAAGCACATCACCTCGCCGGTCTCGACGATCTCGCTGTTGGCGGTGAGTTCGTCGTGCTCGACGTAGTGAATGGTCTTGAAGACGGTGAACAGGGAGTCGTCGTAGCGCTCCAGCTTGGGCCGCTGGTGGGCCTGGACGGCGTCCTCGACGGCCAGCGGGTGCAGCCCGAACTCGCCCGCGATACCGGAGAATTCGGCCTCGCTCGGCTCGTGCAGACCGATCCACACGAACCCGCCGTCGCGGCGCACCTGGCGCATCGCCTCGTGCGGGCTCAGCTGGCAGTCGGTCGGCACACGCCGGCCGTCGCGGTAGACGGCGCAGTCGACGACGGCGGAGGGCGTCGAGGGGTCGCGCGTCGCGTCGTACGCGCCGGTGTCCTTGCGCAGCGAGGGACGCGACGGGCGCACGGCGGCACGCAGGTCACGGATCATCGACATGGCAGGCTCCTTCGTGACGGGCAACAAAGGGCGCCGGCGAGGGCTGGAACCACCCGGAATGGGGACGTCCTGCAAGGGGTATCCCCGACCTTGAGGCAGGGGAAGGGTGTTTGGCACGTCCACAAAGCGGGGAGCACCGCACCATCGCGGTGGCGAGCTTCGCTACTGATTCAGCTACTGCTGGCGATCAGACAGATCAGGCAAAACGAACGAAGTGCTCTTCCGCACGAAGACGCGAAGGTGAAAGGCGGCGGTTGCCGAAAGTCACAGAGCTGCATCAGCGGCCGGAAGAACGAGTGGTACTACCAGGTCGACTTCGATCCATGACAGCCCCACCTCCTCCGGCCGGTCCCTCGTAAGGGACGATCCATTCCCGCAAGGGAGTCTCACAGGCGTCGGGGCTCGATCGCGACGCTTCAGCGTGCTGCCCCGACGACCGGGCCAGACTAGCAGCAGCCCGAAGTGTCAAGGCGCTGCTTTGCCCGGTACTGACGAGTTCTATGCTCGCCGCATGGCAGATGTTCTTCCTCTGGTCGAGGCCCGGTTGCGCAGCGCGCTGGGCGAGCCGGACGCGCGCGCGGCGGTCACCTTCCTCGGCACGGACCGCATCGAGGTGCTCCGCTTCACCGACGGGGACATCGTCCGCTACGCCACTCTCGGCATGTCCGTCCAGCCGATGGGCGACCCCACCGCGATGCTCGCCGACCCGGTGAAGGGCCCGCGCGCCGAACTGCTCATCTCCGTGCGGGCGGGGGTCGCCGACACCGACAAGGTGCTCCGCCCGCTCGCCGTACTGGCCGCGTCCCCGCAGGTCGAGGGCGTGGTCGTGGCCCCGGGCGCCTCGCTCGACGTGGGTGAACCCCTGTGGCCCGGCGCCCCGTTCACCTCGGTCCTGGTCGCCGAGCCGGGCGGCCTGGTCGAGGACCTGGAGCTCGACGAGCCCCTCGACCCGGTGCACTTCCTGCCGCTGCTCCCCATGACCCCCAACGAGGCCGCCTGGAAGCGCGTGCACGGCGCCCAGGCCCTCCAGGAGCGCTGGCTGACGAACGGGACGGACCTCAGGGATCCGTCCCGGAAGTCCGTCCCGCTGGAGTGACTGATCTCACCAACCGGTGGCCGGGACCGGTCAGTTGGCGAACACGGTGACACTGTCCTCGACCGCGTGCTTCGGCTCCAGCTCCTGCGCCTCGTGGGTGAGTGCCTTCCGTCGTACGACGACCACCAGCGCGCCCAGCACCGCGGTCACCGCCGCCACCACGAACGGCATGTGGATGTCGGTCCACTCCTCGATCTTCGGCGCGAAGTAGGGCGCCGCGGCCGCCGCGAACCAGCGCACGAAGTTGTAGCCAGCGCTCGCCACCGGCCGCGGGGCGTCCGACACGCCGAGCGCCAGCTCCGTGTAGACCGTGTTGTTCACGCCGATGAAGGCGCCGGACAGGATCGTGCAGACGATGGCCGCGGTGTGGTTGCCGTAACCGAGGACGAGTACGTCGAGCGCGAGCAGGGCCAGCGAACCGCCGAGGACCTTCAGGGAGCCGAACCGCTCCTGGAGGCGCGGTGCGACGAACACC
This genomic window contains:
- a CDS encoding glycosyltransferase family A protein, with product MPQVKVSVVIPVHNTGKYVDECAPSLLGQSLPADEYEVIYVDDGSTDDTLARLEKLAAAHAHVQVHTRPNSGWPGAPRNLGMAHAKGEYIQFVDHDDLLGPEALERLHAHARRNDADVVLGKMSSTMVRPRRLFRHTVDACTIENDELMQSLSPHKMFRRAFVEEHGLRFPEGPWILEDLAFVSAAYLKAKRIAVLADYPCYYWMKRDDGGNNTRLRFSPRHGFWPNCRTVVRGIKDGTTPSDDVDALQNRLLHRLYHVEILSRAREPEILCEDPAEQRERFEAARRLALEEFPTAVRDGLPTVSRLRAELLERGDFDSAVALAERVRRVKARSVVGGLRWQEGRLVADVTLDLLRGDGEPLVLVERGGKRWLDPEVTAGVPGTEGGWEVRDPFRLAYAELVVKDRDREDWWYPQGDLEVRLAPCGEGRSRLVASGRLLLDPERLAGGRPLERGVHDVWAYVQLLGIDRMVRLTGDGTPGAPAAGPALTGGRLALPYWTGSGQLALDVDQSRRRLGADTAGAAAANPGRGERSLPLPWVAATRDSGPAPLRVAVSALTVDAELVPGADGATAALRLPARLRLPSGRHPVRLPKTDAPVAYAVVRDGRLLRLEGPAHEAGRGRRLLDAVADHRQVRRVRRRLGR
- a CDS encoding Mrp/NBP35 family ATP-binding protein: MASEDAVREALATVNDPEINRPITELGMVKSVDIGADGAVAVTVYLTVSGCPMRETITQRVTDAVAAVEGVTRVDVTLDVMSDEQRKELATALRGGQTEREVPFAKPGSLTRVYAVASGKGGVGKSSVTVNLAAAMAADGLKVGVVDADIYGHSVPRMLGADGRPTQVENMIMPPSANGVKVISIGMFTPGNAPVVWRGPMLHRALQQFLADVYWGDLDVLLLDLPPGTGDIAISVAQLVPNAEILVVTTPQQAAAEVAERAGSIAVQTHQKIVGVVENMSGLPCPHCGEMVDVFGTGGGQTVADGLTRTTGATVPVLGSIPIDVRLREGGDEGKPVVLTDPDSPAGAALRGIAGKLGGRQRGLSGLSLGITPKNKF
- a CDS encoding DUF1003 domain-containing protein codes for the protein MTPERETPNRERTPFGARERTPAGATATSRPRARLDQPRPPRRRLLPEWDPEAFGRLSERIARFLGTGRFIVWMTVVIIAWVLWNVFAPRDLRFDNYPFIFLTLMLSLQASYAAPLILLAQNRQDDRDRVNLEQDRKQNERSIADTEYLTREIAALRIGLGEVATRDWIRSELQDLMKELEARQHDGHVVFPAERPHGRDVDDH
- a CDS encoding CBS domain-containing protein; amino-acid sequence: MAAGAPRIFVSHLAGVAVFDPNGDQVGRVRDLVVVLRVGRRPPRVLGLVVELSTRRRIFLPMTRVTSIESGQVITTGVLNVRRFEQRPTERLVFGELLDRRVTLVESGEQVTVLDISVQQLPARRDWEIDRVFVRKGGKGGAFRRKGEALTVEWSAVTGFTLEEHGQGAESLLATFEQLRAADLANVLHHLSPKRRAEVAAALDDDRLADVLEELPEDDQIEILGKLKEERAADVLEAMDPDDAADLLAELPTEEQERLLSLMQPGDAADMRRLMAYEEHTAGGLMTTEPIVLRPDATVADALARVRNPDLSPALAAQVYVCRAPDETPTGKYLGTVHFQRLLRDPPYTLVSSLVDDDLQALDPDATLPVIAGFFATYDMVAAPVVDDSGSLLGAVTVDDVLDHMLPEDWRETEFDAEGAEEVAHHDA
- a CDS encoding magnesium and cobalt transport protein CorA encodes the protein MSMIRDLRAAVRPSRPSLRKDTGAYDATRDPSTPSAVVDCAVYRDGRRVPTDCQLSPHEAMRQVRRDGGFVWIGLHEPSEAEFSGIAGEFGLHPLAVEDAVQAHQRPKLERYDDSLFTVFKTIHYVEHDELTANSEIVETGEVMCFTGRDFFITVRHGGQGSLRALRHRLQDDPELLAKGPSAVLHSIADHVVDGYVAVADAVQDDIDEVETEVFTPGRGGKVSRGVDSARIYQLKREVLEFKRAVAPLLRPMQLLSERPMRLVDPDIQKYFRDVADHLARVQEQVLGFDELLNSILQANLAQASVAQNEDMRKITSWAAIIAVPTMVCGVYGMNFDYMPETHWRFGYPVIMAITGVICIGIHRTLKRNGWL
- a CDS encoding suppressor of fused domain protein, with the translated sequence MADVLPLVEARLRSALGEPDARAAVTFLGTDRIEVLRFTDGDIVRYATLGMSVQPMGDPTAMLADPVKGPRAELLISVRAGVADTDKVLRPLAVLAASPQVEGVVVAPGASLDVGEPLWPGAPFTSVLVAEPGGLVEDLELDEPLDPVHFLPLLPMTPNEAAWKRVHGAQALQERWLTNGTDLRDPSRKSVPLE